The following DNA comes from Candidatus Methylomirabilota bacterium.
GTTGGTGGAGCATTTTCTGCGGAAGTTTGCGGCGGCGCACCACAAGCGGGTGCCACGGCTGACGGCGGGGGCGCTGGAGCTGCTGGTGGGGGCGGAGTGGCCGGGCAACGTGCGGCAGCTGGAGAACTGCATCGAGCAAGCGGTGGTGCTGAGCGAGCGCGACGTGATCGACGTGGACGTGCTGCCCATCGGCGAGGCCACCGGCAAACGTGGCGGCGAACCGCAGAAGCCGGGGCTGCCCGCCGGTCTCACCCTGCGGGACCTGGAGCAGCAGTACATCCTCCAGACTCTCGGCACGGTGGGCGGCAATCGGACGCAGGCGGCGCGCCTGCTCGGGATCAGCCTCCGCTGCCTGCAGTACAAGCTCAAGGCGTATCGCCACGCGGAGACCATGGGGCGGCCCGACGGGAGCGCACCCGAGGCGTCGCGCATCGTGCCGCCGAGCGGCGGCGCGCGCCGGCACGTCTCCGTCTCCTCGATCAACGACGTGCA
Coding sequences within:
- a CDS encoding helix-turn-helix domain-containing protein, yielding LVEHFLRKFAAAHHKRVPRLTAGALELLVGAEWPGNVRQLENCIEQAVVLSERDVIDVDVLPIGEATGKRGGEPQKPGLPAGLTLRDLEQQYILQTLGTVGGNRTQAARLLGISLRCLQYKLKAYRHAETMGRPDGSAPEASRIVPPSGGARRHVSVSSINDVHSVGDRRRMLMS